Proteins from a genomic interval of Bacteroidota bacterium:
- a CDS encoding T9SS type A sorting domain-containing protein, translating into MEVRYFDPLKTGIKEHLNNIALAIYPNPTRENITIEVKNPGTYNVKVYNPIGQKLIEMNNINTPKTNLNVSALPEGIYYVEIRTGEITEIKKILVSK; encoded by the coding sequence ATGGAAGTACGATACTTCGACCCTTTAAAAACCGGCATTAAAGAACACCTGAATAATATTGCTCTTGCCATTTATCCCAACCCTACCCGGGAAAATATAACCATTGAAGTGAAAAACCCGGGCACTTATAACGTAAAGGTATATAACCCTATTGGCCAAAAGCTGATAGAAATGAACAATATTAATACGCCTAAAACTAATTTAAATGTTAGCGCTCTGCCTGAAGGAATTTATTATGTTGAGATACGAACAGGAGAAATTACGGAGATAAAAAAAATTCTCGTTTCGAAGTAA